The Qingrenia yutianensis genome segment CGCTCGTTTCGTCGGGCGTAAAAGCGGTTATCGGCTCTTACGGTTCGGGCGTTTCCATTGCGGCAGGTTCCACTTTCGCAGAAGCTAAAATCCCCGCGGTAGGATGCTCATGCACAAATCCGCAGGTTACTCTCGGAAACGACTACTACTTCAGAGTTTGCTTCCTCGACCCGTTCCAGGGCACGGTTATGGCAAACTACGCAGGCGTTACAAAAGGTCTTAAAAAAGCGGCTGTAATCTGCCAGAACGGCGACGACTATTCGACCGGTCTTGCTTCTTACTTCAAAAAAGCATTCCCCGGCGAAATCGTTTACGAAGGCACATACAACACAAATGAGTCGGACTTTAACGCTATTCTCACAGCGGCTAAAGCAACAAATCCCGATGTATACTTTGTTCCGTCGTCTATCGCAACGGCAGGACTTTTCATCAAACAGGCGCGTGAGCTCGGTGTAACCGCTCCCATTATGGCAGGCGACACCTGGGAAAACGAAACAATCATCAAAAACGCAGGCGCGGAAAACTGCGAGGGCGTAACATTCTCGACATTCTTCGACGAGAAAGACTCGTCTGCGAAAGAATTTGTTGACGGCTTTGTTAAATACCTCAACAGCTCGGCTGAAAACCTCAAACTCAACGGCGGCAGCGACGGTGTTGCGGCGGTTTCGGCGCTCGGCTTTGATTCGTACAACGTAATTCTTGACGCTATCGAGGCTGCAAAATCCACCGATTCGCAGGCAATCCGCGACGCTCTTACAACACTTGACACAACAGGTGTTACAGGCTCGCTCGCATTCGACGAAAACGGCGACGCTAAGAAAGATAAAGCTTACATCAAAGTTATCGAAAACGGCGCGTTCAAATTCATCGGAACACAGCTTACAGACGGTAAATTCACACCGGTTGAGTAATTTTAAGATTACGTAAATTTATCAATTTTTAAATAACATCGGCGAGGTTTCTTGCCTCGCCGATATTTGTTTTTTTACTTACATAAACAAAAAAAGGCTTTTGGTACTTTTTAATTTTAAGGGGGAAAAATCCCGATGAACGCATTTTTGCAAAATTGCCTTAACGGCTTATCAATCGGAAGTATTTATGCCTTAATCGCCATAGGCTACACTATGGTGTACGGAATTTTGCGCCTCATAAACTTTGCTCACGGCGATATTTTTATGATGGCAGGCTATTTTATGATTATCGCAATGACCGACCTTTTAATTCCGTGGCAGATTTCAATAGCGATAGTGATTATCGCAACAATTCTCTTGGGCGTTTTAACCGAAAAAATAGCGTATAAACCGCTCCGCAGTGCGCCGAGAATGTCTATAATGATTTCGGCAATCGGAGTTTCGTATTTTTTGCAGAACTTTGCAACATACCTTTTTTCGGCGCTCCCGAAATCGTATCCTTCAATCGCCGTGCTTGACAGGAAAATTACAATCGGCACAATTTCAACCTCGCTGGTTACGTTCATAACGCCGATTTTAACAATAGTGCTTGTTATCGCGCTGGTTGCGCTTATCAACAAAACCAAAATCGGTATGGCAATGAGAGCGGTATCGAAAGATTTTGAAACGGCACAGCTTATGGGCGTAAAAATCAACAGCGTTATCAGCATAACGTTTGTAATCGGATGTGCGCTCGCGGCAATCGGCTCGATTTTGTACTTCACGCCCCGTCCGCAGGTTTATCCGCTTTCGGGTTCGCTCCCGGGCTTAAAATGCTTTGTTGCGGCGGTTTTCGGCGGCATCGGTTCAATTCCCGGCGCGCTTGTCGGCGGATTTTTAATCGGACTTTGCGAAACCTTTATCAAGGCAGGAATTTTCTCGGAATTTTCCGACGCATTCACATTTGTAATTTTGATTGTCGTGCTTTTGTTTAAGCCGACGGGACTGTTTGGCGAAAAAGTAACGGAGAAGGTGTAGAATATGACAAAACAAACAAAAAATATTATTGCCGCACTAATTTTGGCGGTTGTAATTTCGGGCTTTGTGCTTTATGCGGGTCAGCTGCCTACAACCTCTATGCTCCGCACATCGCTCCAAATGGGCGTTATATACGCACTGCTCGCAGTGTCTATGAATATGCTCAACGGCGTAACGGGACAGTTTTCGCTGGGACTTGCAGGTTTTATGACGCTCGGCGCATATACCTACGCGGTGCTCACAATTCCCGTGTCGGTTAAAGACAACGTTTATTACCTCTACGGCGTGGCAAACTGCCTCAAAAACGTTCAGCTTCCGATAATTCCGGCGCTTATCATCGCAGGACTTGTCGCGGCATTCTTTGCGTTTTTGATAGGTATGCCCGTATTAAGGCTTAAAAGCGACTATTTTGCAATCGCAACGCTCGGATTTGCCGAGGTTGTGCGTATCGTCACCGCAAGCTCGTGGCTCAACAAGGTGACAAACGGCTCGCTCGGTCTTAACAGCATACCGAAATTCAATTCGTATTACGCAATTTTCATTGTTGCGATTATCTGTATCGCGATAATGTTTTTAATCAAAAATTCCACCTACGGCAGAGCGTTTAAAGCAATACGCGACGACGAAATCGCAGCCGAGGCAATGGGAATAAATTTGCAGAAACACAAAATTTTATCGTTTGTAATAAGCTCGTTTTTCGCAGGTATCGGCGGTGCGCTCCTCGCTATGTATCTTAAGGCGATTTCCGCAACAACGTTTACCCTCGCAACCGCAACCTATTACATTCTCCTTATGGTTGTAATCGGCGGTATGGGAAGTTATTCGGGCAGTATCATAGCGGCGTTTCTGGTTATCTTCGCAAAAGAATGGTGGCTCAGAGGACTCGACAAACCGCTCATCATTTCGGGCGTGCAGATTCCTCTTTTGCGTTCGGGCTTCAGAATGGTTATATTCTCGCTCATTTTGATGATTGTCGTTCTGTTCTTCAGGCAAGGGCTTATGGGCGACAACGAGCTGACGCCGGACTTTATAAAGTCGCTTTTCAAACGAAAGAAAAAAGCAAACAAACTTGAGGAGGTACAGAAATAATGGCAGAAAATGTACTTCACATAGAAAATATAGTAATGCAGTTCGGCGGTGTCGTTGCGGTAAACGACTTCACGCTGGACATTAACAAAGGCGAAATCGTGGCGCTTATCGGCCCCAACGGCGCAGGCAAAACCACCGCTTTCAACGTTATCACGGGCGTTTACGCTCCCACAAACGGCGCGGTGTATTTTAACGGCAAGCGCATTATCGAAAACCACCCTCACGGCAAAATGAAAAAGCTTTACAAGGGCGGAAATTTGGGAAAATACAAGTCGGTAATCGAGCCGACGCCCGACAAAATCACGCATCTGGGCATTGCGCGAACGTTCCAGAATATCCGCCTTTTCAAAAATATGACGGTTTTTGAAAACGTTCTTATCGCAAAGCATTTAAAGCGTACGTCAAACATCTTTTCGGCAACGTTCCGCTTAAACGCTAAAGAAGAGGCGCGTCAGCGCAAAGAAGTTATGAAGCTTTTGGACATTCTCGGTCTTTCGTCGGTTAAGGACGAAAAAGCGACAAATCTTCCCTACGGAAAACAGCGCCATCTTGAAATTGCACGCGCGCTCGCAACCGAACCGAAACTTTTGCTTCTCGACGAACCGGCGGCAGGTATGAATCCGCAGGAAACCGAGGAACTTACCGCGTTTATCGGCAAAATCCGCTCGGAATTCGGGCTTACAATTCTTATGATTGAGCATCATATGGACTTGGTTATGGATATTTCGGACAGAATTTACGTTCTCGATTTTGGAAAACTCATCGCACAGGGCACGCCCGACGAGGTGCAGAACAATCCGAAAGTTATCGAGGCATATTTGGGGGTGAGCGACGATGCTTAAAATTAACGATTTACACGTTTCGTACGGCGGAATACGTGCAATCCGCGGTGTGAGCCTTGAAATTCCCGACAAAGAAATCGTTACGCTTATCGGCGCGAACGGTGCGGGAAAATCGACAACACTGCGCTCGGTTGCCGGTCTTGTAAAACCCGATTCGGGTTCTATTGAGCTGGACGGCAAAGAGCTTGTCGGCAAAAGCCCCAACGAAATAATCACGCACGGAATTGCGCTCGTTCCCGAGGGCAGACGCGTTTTTGCAAACCTCACCGTGCTTGAAAACATCAAAATCGGCGGTTATCTGCGCAAAGACAGCCTTGATGAGGACATTGAAAAAATGTACAGCCTTTTCCCGATTTTGAAAGAAAGAAACTGGCAGCTCGCAGGTACGCTTTCGGGCGGTGAACAGCAAATGCTCGCCGTTGCGCGCGCGCTGATGAGCAAACCGAAAATCATTATGATGGACGAACCGTCGCTCGGTCTTGCACCGCTTATAGTGCGCGATATTTTCGACATTATAAAGGAAATTAACAAACAGGGAGTAACGGTGCTTTTGATTGAGCAGAACGCGAATATGGCGCTGAAAATTGCCGACAGAGCATACGTTATGGAAACGGGAAAAATCACAATGAGCGGTACCGGCGCGGAACTTCTCGCCGACGAGGGAATAAGAAAAGCATACCTCGGAAAATCCGCAAAATAAGTAAAAAAATTATCGGGACGGTAAAGCCGTCCCGATTTTTTATATACAAAATTAAACAAATTATAAAACAAACATTTACCGCGTCAAACCGTCTTGTGTATATTGCCGTTCAGCCTACGGCAAACGTTTGTCGCCGACCGAGCCGGCAGGCGAGAGCGCTGCCTTCTGCGGAGCAAAAATTTTCTAATGTCCGAGCGGTTTTTTCTCCATAAATTCTTTCTCTACTGTGAGGTCGGCGTGTAAAAGCACCCCGAACACCACGGCGAACGGAATAACCGTCACCCAAATTGCGCGTCCCGAAAAAATGTTGCAGAAAACCGTGCCGATAACCGCACCGGCTATAAAGAAAACCAGCATTTTTGAATGTTTCGACAATCTCTCGCGGTGCGATTTATTCTTCGTTTTAAGATGTTTCAATTCTTTCGCGAGTCCCACGCCGATTTGACGTATATGATTTGTCGCAAACGTCGTTGCCATAGGCACGCCCTCCGCCTGACGGAACGTGTTATACTGCATTGACGCGATAAAATTTATCATAATCTGCGAAATCTGCACGGGATACGAATCGGGGATAAATCCCAGCACCAAAACCGCCAGAATTTCAATCGCGATAAGGAGTGTATCCCAGCGTATCAGAAAATTGTGCTTTACCAAATTCGGCAAAAGCTCCGACACAAACGCGCCGAAAAGATACGCCGAAATCGGGATTAAATAATAAAGCGCTTTGCTCCAGTGCCCTGCGCCGAGCGCAAGTCCCATCAGCACCACGTTGCCCGTCTGCGCGTTGCAGAAAACGTTTCCGCGAAGCAAATATGTATACGCGCCGAAAAATCCCGCAACGGTCATAAGCGTGTAAAAAACCCAGTTTCTCTCGCACGTTAAATATACCAGTTCTTTTTCGTATTCCAAGCCTTCGTTTTGCATATGCACCCTCCCGACTGTCTTTTTCTACGATATTGTATCATAATTTTTTTGCAAAATCAACCCTTGCACCGTACAAAATTTTGTGATATAATCATCGGTCTTAACTTCACGCGGATCTCTTTCCCCGTTTCCGAAACGCTTTCGGGCGGTATCGGACTTATCATCTGCGCAAAAACGGTGAAAAACCGGAAGAAAAACAAAACAATCGTCAAATAGCACAAAATGTAAAAATTTTATAAAAAACTCTTTTATTTTTTCCGATATAGTGATATAATAAATAAATATGATATTATCAGGCATTTTGCAGGCAAAATAAAGGGTGGGTGAAAATACCTTGGAAAAATTTGTAATAAACGGCGGAAACGCGCTTTGCGGAACCGTTGATATTTCGGGCGCAAAAAACGCAGCCGTTGCAATCATTCCGGCGACTATTTTAATTGAGGACGAGTGTATTATCGAGAACGTTCCCGATATTCAGGACGTCCGCATTATTTTGGATATTCTTTCTTCACTGGGCGCAAAAGTTGAAAAAATCAGCGCAAACACCGTAAAAATCGACGCTTCAACCTTGAATACATACATTGCGGAAAAGGAAATGGCGTCAAAAATGCGTGCGTCGTACTATCTTCTCGGCGCGCTTTGCGGACGTTTCAAAAAAGCAGCCGTTCCTCCTCCGGGAGGCTGTAATTTCGGCATACGTCCGATAGACCAGCATATAAAAGGCTTTGAGGCATTAAACTGCAAAGTTGAAATAAAGCACGGCAGTATCAACGTTGACGGTGAAAACATAAAAGGCGGTCAGGTTTATTTCGACGTTGTGAGCGTCGGCGCGACAATCAACCTTATGCTCGCGGCGGTGCGCGCACCCGGCGTCACCGTTATGGAAAACGCGGCGAAAGAACCGCACATTGTTGACGTTGCAAACTTTTTAAATTCAATGGGCGCAAACATAAAAAGCGCCGGAACAGACGTTATCAAAATCACGGGCGTTGAAAAACTTCACGGCGGAACATACGGCGTAATTCCCGACCAAATCGAGGCGGGAACGTATATGTTCGCGGCGGCGGCAACGCGCGGAGATGTCACAATAAGAAACGTAATTCCCAAGCATCTTGAGGCGATTACGTCGAAATTTATCGAAATGGGCGTGGACGTTACCGAGGGCGACGACGAAATACGCGTGTGCGCAAAAGGAAATCTCAACAAAATCAACGTTAAAACCCTGCCCTATCCGGGATTTCCCACCGACCTCCAGCCTCCGATGGTTGCGCTTTTGACCACCGTAAACGGCACGAGCATTGTCACCGAAAGCGTGTGGGATTCGCGTTTTCAGTATGTTGCGGAACTTGAAAAAATGGGCGCGAAAATCACGGTTAACGGCTCGGTTGCGGTTATCGAGGGCGGTCACGCGCTCACCGGTGCGGACGTTAAATCGACCGACCTTCGCGCAGGCGCGGGAATGGTTATCGCGGCGCTTTGCGCAAACGGCACAACCGAGATTTTAAACGTTTATCATATCGACAGAGGATATGAAAATATTATAGAAAAACTCACAAGCTTGGGAGCGGATATTAAAAGAACAGATGATTAGGTTTATAACATTATTCAGCGGCAGCAGCGGAAACGCAACGCTGATTTCAGGCAGAGAAACAAACATTTTAATAGACGCCGGAGTAAGCTGTGCGAAAATATGCGCGTCGCTCTCGGAACTCGGAATTTCGCCGAACGAGCTTGACGCAGTACTTATAACCCACGAGCACAGCGACCACGTAAACGGAGTGCGCGTGCTTTCAAAAAAGTTTAACATTCCCGTTTACGCAACAGAAAAAACGCTTGGCGCAATGAATTTGTACGACGTTTACGCGCACAATCAGCGCGCGGTGAAATCGGGCGAGCGGTTTGAAATACGCGAATTTGAAATTTTTCCTTTCTCCATTCCGCACGACGCGGCGGACCCCGTGGGATACAGCGTTCTTGCCGAAAACAAACGGTATACCGTCGCGACCGACCTCGGACACATAAACGAACGGCTTTTAAAATGCCTTTGCAAAAGCGAGGTTGTTTTGCTTGAGTCAAATCACGACGTGGAAATGCTGAAAAACGGTCGTTATTCCTACCCTTTGAAAAAGCGTATTCTGTCCGATTCCGGGCATCTTTCAAACGAAAACGCGGCGTGGACGGCGACACAGCTTGCAATGTGGGGAACGGGCAAAATCATTTTGGGACATCTATCAAACGAAAATAATACGCCGAGCCTTGCATACGAGGCGTCGCACAGTATGCTGTGCAAAAACGGCGCGCAAATCGGGGGCGACGTGATATTAAAAGTCGCGCCGAGGAGCGGAATTTTGGAAATATAACAAAACACGGAAAGGGGTTTTAAAATGAGTACATACGAAATTGCACAAAGAATAAGGGAACTTCGCGAAGTGTGCGGGTACACCGAGGAACAACTCGCAGAAGAACTTGGAGTTGACGCCGAAACATATAAAGACTATGAAAAAACGGGCGACAACATTCCGATAAGTGTGATTTACGAAATCGCGAATAAATTTAAGGTGGATTTCACCGAAATCGTCACGGGTGTGAGCGCAAAGCTCGACACTTATCACCTTGTGCGAAACGGCGAGGGACGCGACGTTGACCGTTATCCGGGCTACCGTTTTTCCGACCTTGCGTATAAATTCAGCCGTAAAATTATGCAGCCCCTTCTGGTTACTCTCGACCCGTCGGATAAGCCTGCCGCGCTTGTTTCGCACGCAGGTCAGGAGTTTAATATGGTGGTTGAAGGCTCGATTGCAGTCGTCATTGAGGATGAGGAACTCATCCTGAAAAAAGGCGACACAATCTATTTTAACCCGAACTTAATGCACGGACAAAGATGTGTCGGCGACAAAAAAGCTGTTTTTCTTACAATAATTGCCGAATAGAAAAGGACGTGTTAAATAATGCTTCTTACAAGATTTTTACCGAGAATAGAATTTAATTCATACAAGGATTTTAAAGAAAACTACACGGTCAACGTGCCCGAAGATTTTAATTTCGGGTTTGACATCGTGGACGCGTGGGCAAACGAAGAACCCGGCAAAAAGGCGCTCGTTTGGTGCAACGACCACGGCGAGGAAAAAACATTTACCTTTACCGATATTAAAAAACTTTCAAATAAAACCGCCAACTTTTTAAAAAGCCTCGGCATAAAAAAAGGCTCGGTGGTTATGCTTATTTTAAGGCGCAGATGGGAATATTGGATTTGCGCGTCGGCACTGCACAAAATCGGCGCAATTCTTATCCCCGGTTCGCTCCAGCTCACAAAAAAAGACATAGTTTACCGCGCAAATGCGGCGAAAATCAGCGCCGTTATCTGCGTTAACGACGATTTTGTTATAAATCAGGTAAACGAGGCACAGCCTCTTGCGGAGAGCTTGAAACATAAAATTGTTGCTGGCGAAAAACGTGACGGATACCTTTTCTTAAACGAAGAAATCGAGAAATTTTCCGACGTTTTCGACCGTCCGACAGGCGCGGACGCGACGAAAGTTACCGATAAAATGCTGGTATATTTCACGTCGGGCACAACCAAAGAGCCGAAAATGGTTGCGCACGATTTTTCCTATCCGCTCGGACATATCGTGACCGCAAAATACTGGCAGCAGGTGCAGGAAAACAAGTTACATATGAGCGTTTCCGACTCGGGCTGGGCAAAATTCGGCTGGGGTAAAATTTACGGTCAGTGGATTTGCGGTGCGGTTATTTTTGCCTATGATATGGACAAATTCGTGCCGTTGAAGCTTTTGGAGGTTATTTCAAAATACAAAATCACCACCTTCTGCGCGCCCCCGACAATGTTCAGATTTATGCTCCAGGAGGACGTTACAAAATTTGATTTATCCAGCATAAAACGCTGTTGTATTGCCGGCGAACCGCTTAATCCCGAGGTTTTCAGACAGTGGTACAACCTCACGGGACTGAAGCTTGCCGAGGGTTTCGGACAGAGCGAATCGAGCGTTATGCTCGCAAGCTTTGAATGGTTCGACCCCATTCCCGGTTCAATGGGCAAGCCGTCACCGCTCTATGACATAAAACTTGTCGACAACGACGGAAATGAGCTCGGCGACGGCGAAGAGGGCAGAATTGTGGTTGACAATATCGACAAAAAAATGCCCGTCG includes the following:
- a CDS encoding ABC transporter substrate-binding protein, whose protein sequence is MKKLLSVVLALTLVLSLAACGGSSNGGTDGDTIKIGVFEPTTGENGGGGVQEVLGVRYANSIRPSVTIDGKEYKIELVEVDNQSDKTAAVTAAQSLVSSGVKAVIGSYGSGVSIAAGSTFAEAKIPAVGCSCTNPQVTLGNDYYFRVCFLDPFQGTVMANYAGVTKGLKKAAVICQNGDDYSTGLASYFKKAFPGEIVYEGTYNTNESDFNAILTAAKATNPDVYFVPSSIATAGLFIKQARELGVTAPIMAGDTWENETIIKNAGAENCEGVTFSTFFDEKDSSAKEFVDGFVKYLNSSAENLKLNGGSDGVAAVSALGFDSYNVILDAIEAAKSTDSQAIRDALTTLDTTGVTGSLAFDENGDAKKDKAYIKVIENGAFKFIGTQLTDGKFTPVE
- a CDS encoding branched-chain amino acid ABC transporter permease codes for the protein MNAFLQNCLNGLSIGSIYALIAIGYTMVYGILRLINFAHGDIFMMAGYFMIIAMTDLLIPWQISIAIVIIATILLGVLTEKIAYKPLRSAPRMSIMISAIGVSYFLQNFATYLFSALPKSYPSIAVLDRKITIGTISTSLVTFITPILTIVLVIALVALINKTKIGMAMRAVSKDFETAQLMGVKINSVISITFVIGCALAAIGSILYFTPRPQVYPLSGSLPGLKCFVAAVFGGIGSIPGALVGGFLIGLCETFIKAGIFSEFSDAFTFVILIVVLLFKPTGLFGEKVTEKV
- a CDS encoding branched-chain amino acid ABC transporter permease yields the protein MTKQTKNIIAALILAVVISGFVLYAGQLPTTSMLRTSLQMGVIYALLAVSMNMLNGVTGQFSLGLAGFMTLGAYTYAVLTIPVSVKDNVYYLYGVANCLKNVQLPIIPALIIAGLVAAFFAFLIGMPVLRLKSDYFAIATLGFAEVVRIVTASSWLNKVTNGSLGLNSIPKFNSYYAIFIVAIICIAIMFLIKNSTYGRAFKAIRDDEIAAEAMGINLQKHKILSFVISSFFAGIGGALLAMYLKAISATTFTLATATYYILLMVVIGGMGSYSGSIIAAFLVIFAKEWWLRGLDKPLIISGVQIPLLRSGFRMVIFSLILMIVVLFFRQGLMGDNELTPDFIKSLFKRKKKANKLEEVQK
- a CDS encoding ABC transporter ATP-binding protein, which produces MAENVLHIENIVMQFGGVVAVNDFTLDINKGEIVALIGPNGAGKTTAFNVITGVYAPTNGAVYFNGKRIIENHPHGKMKKLYKGGNLGKYKSVIEPTPDKITHLGIARTFQNIRLFKNMTVFENVLIAKHLKRTSNIFSATFRLNAKEEARQRKEVMKLLDILGLSSVKDEKATNLPYGKQRHLEIARALATEPKLLLLDEPAAGMNPQETEELTAFIGKIRSEFGLTILMIEHHMDLVMDISDRIYVLDFGKLIAQGTPDEVQNNPKVIEAYLGVSDDA
- a CDS encoding ABC transporter ATP-binding protein, which gives rise to MLKINDLHVSYGGIRAIRGVSLEIPDKEIVTLIGANGAGKSTTLRSVAGLVKPDSGSIELDGKELVGKSPNEIITHGIALVPEGRRVFANLTVLENIKIGGYLRKDSLDEDIEKMYSLFPILKERNWQLAGTLSGGEQQMLAVARALMSKPKIIMMDEPSLGLAPLIVRDIFDIIKEINKQGVTVLLIEQNANMALKIADRAYVMETGKITMSGTGAELLADEGIRKAYLGKSAK
- a CDS encoding YoaK family protein translates to MQNEGLEYEKELVYLTCERNWVFYTLMTVAGFFGAYTYLLRGNVFCNAQTGNVVLMGLALGAGHWSKALYYLIPISAYLFGAFVSELLPNLVKHNFLIRWDTLLIAIEILAVLVLGFIPDSYPVQISQIMINFIASMQYNTFRQAEGVPMATTFATNHIRQIGVGLAKELKHLKTKNKSHRERLSKHSKMLVFFIAGAVIGTVFCNIFSGRAIWVTVIPFAVVFGVLLHADLTVEKEFMEKKPLGH
- a CDS encoding UDP-N-acetylglucosamine 1-carboxyvinyltransferase is translated as MEKFVINGGNALCGTVDISGAKNAAVAIIPATILIEDECIIENVPDIQDVRIILDILSSLGAKVEKISANTVKIDASTLNTYIAEKEMASKMRASYYLLGALCGRFKKAAVPPPGGCNFGIRPIDQHIKGFEALNCKVEIKHGSINVDGENIKGGQVYFDVVSVGATINLMLAAVRAPGVTVMENAAKEPHIVDVANFLNSMGANIKSAGTDVIKITGVEKLHGGTYGVIPDQIEAGTYMFAAAATRGDVTIRNVIPKHLEAITSKFIEMGVDVTEGDDEIRVCAKGNLNKINVKTLPYPGFPTDLQPPMVALLTTVNGTSIVTESVWDSRFQYVAELEKMGAKITVNGSVAVIEGGHALTGADVKSTDLRAGAGMVIAALCANGTTEILNVYHIDRGYENIIEKLTSLGADIKRTDD
- a CDS encoding MBL fold metallo-hydrolase, with product MIRFITLFSGSSGNATLISGRETNILIDAGVSCAKICASLSELGISPNELDAVLITHEHSDHVNGVRVLSKKFNIPVYATEKTLGAMNLYDVYAHNQRAVKSGERFEIREFEIFPFSIPHDAADPVGYSVLAENKRYTVATDLGHINERLLKCLCKSEVVLLESNHDVEMLKNGRYSYPLKKRILSDSGHLSNENAAWTATQLAMWGTGKIILGHLSNENNTPSLAYEASHSMLCKNGAQIGGDVILKVAPRSGILEI
- a CDS encoding helix-turn-helix domain-containing protein, producing the protein MSTYEIAQRIRELREVCGYTEEQLAEELGVDAETYKDYEKTGDNIPISVIYEIANKFKVDFTEIVTGVSAKLDTYHLVRNGEGRDVDRYPGYRFSDLAYKFSRKIMQPLLVTLDPSDKPAALVSHAGQEFNMVVEGSIAVVIEDEELILKKGDTIYFNPNLMHGQRCVGDKKAVFLTIIAE
- a CDS encoding AMP-binding protein codes for the protein MLLTRFLPRIEFNSYKDFKENYTVNVPEDFNFGFDIVDAWANEEPGKKALVWCNDHGEEKTFTFTDIKKLSNKTANFLKSLGIKKGSVVMLILRRRWEYWICASALHKIGAILIPGSLQLTKKDIVYRANAAKISAVICVNDDFVINQVNEAQPLAESLKHKIVAGEKRDGYLFLNEEIEKFSDVFDRPTGADATKVTDKMLVYFTSGTTKEPKMVAHDFSYPLGHIVTAKYWQQVQENKLHMSVSDSGWAKFGWGKIYGQWICGAVIFAYDMDKFVPLKLLEVISKYKITTFCAPPTMFRFMLQEDVTKFDLSSIKRCCIAGEPLNPEVFRQWYNLTGLKLAEGFGQSESSVMLASFEWFDPIPGSMGKPSPLYDIKLVDNDGNELGDGEEGRIVVDNIDKKMPVGLFKGYFMDEELTKEALGGKFYDSGDVAWRDSKGYYWFVGRSDDVIKCSGYRIGPFEVESALIEHPAVVECAITGAPDPIRGQVVKATVVLAKGYIPSDELVKELQNHVKKVTAPYKYPRIIEFVDVLPKTLGGKIKRAEIRKKNHEA